The Heyndrickxia vini genome contains a region encoding:
- a CDS encoding sigma-w pathway protein ysdB: MLWLIRIAIFALVIYFLAKIITYLRNPKRKLQLAHTEKRYYFYDDSENIRKNFLITYNGVLLEGEKYVRSNETPFDVISIFVWPHDLQLLNTLNYQDILFLEKEVKLKYPNATIDWKSPIKEIGKK, from the coding sequence ATGCTTTGGTTGATAAGAATTGCCATATTCGCCTTAGTTATTTACTTTCTTGCAAAAATTATTACGTACCTACGTAATCCAAAGCGAAAACTGCAACTTGCACATACTGAAAAACGTTATTATTTTTATGATGACTCTGAAAATATTCGGAAAAACTTTCTGATTACGTATAATGGAGTTTTGCTGGAAGGTGAAAAATATGTAAGATCTAATGAAACACCTTTTGATGTTATATCCATTTTTGTATGGCCACATGATCTACAATTACTAAATACACTAAATTATCAAGATATTTTATTTTTGGAAAAAGAGGTTAAATTAAAATATCCAAATGCTACGATTGATTGGAAAAGTCCCATCAAGGAAATTGGTAAGAAATAA
- a CDS encoding M42 family metallopeptidase: protein MAKLDETLTMLKDLTDAKGIAGNEKEVREVMKKYIEPFSDEITADGLGSLIAKKVGDENGPKIMVAGHLDEVGFMVTKIDDKGFLRFQTVGGWWSQVMLAQRVTIVTKKGDILGVIGSKPPHILPAEARKKPYEIKDMFIDIGASSKEEALEWGVLPGDMVVPYFEFTVMNNEKMLLAKAWDNRIGCAIAIDVLKNLKNEKHPNIVYGVGNVQEEVGLRGAKTAAMKIKPDIGFGVDVGIAGDTPGITEKEALSKMGEGPQIILYDASMVSHKGLRDLVVGVAEELSIPYQFDAIPGGGTDAGSIHLTANGVPSLAITIATRYIHSHAAMLHRDDYENTVKLITEVIKRLDRETVDKITFE, encoded by the coding sequence ATGGCAAAGCTTGATGAAACATTGACGATGCTCAAAGACCTAACAGATGCAAAAGGCATTGCAGGTAATGAAAAAGAAGTACGGGAAGTAATGAAAAAATATATTGAACCCTTTTCAGACGAGATTACTGCAGATGGTTTAGGAAGTTTAATTGCTAAAAAAGTTGGAGATGAAAACGGCCCAAAAATTATGGTGGCTGGTCATTTAGACGAAGTTGGATTTATGGTAACTAAAATTGATGACAAAGGATTTCTACGTTTCCAAACAGTAGGCGGCTGGTGGTCACAAGTTATGCTTGCACAGAGGGTAACGATTGTTACAAAAAAAGGAGATATACTTGGTGTAATCGGATCAAAACCACCACATATTTTACCTGCGGAAGCTCGGAAAAAGCCATATGAAATTAAAGATATGTTTATTGATATCGGTGCTTCAAGTAAGGAAGAGGCTTTGGAATGGGGCGTACTTCCGGGGGATATGGTTGTACCTTATTTTGAATTTACTGTTATGAATAATGAAAAAATGCTCTTAGCAAAAGCGTGGGATAATCGTATAGGTTGCGCCATTGCAATTGATGTATTGAAAAATTTAAAAAACGAAAAACACCCGAATATTGTTTATGGTGTTGGTAATGTACAAGAAGAGGTTGGGCTTCGTGGTGCAAAAACTGCCGCTATGAAAATTAAGCCTGATATTGGCTTTGGAGTCGATGTTGGAATTGCCGGCGATACACCTGGAATTACAGAAAAAGAAGCTTTAAGCAAAATGGGAGAAGGACCGCAAATCATTTTATATGATGCATCAATGGTTTCTCATAAAGGGCTACGCGATTTAGTTGTAGGGGTAGCGGAAGAATTAAGTATTCCATATCAATTCGATGCCATTCCTGGTGGAGGGACGGACGCAGGTTCTATTCACTTAACAGCTAATGGAGTGCCATCCCTTGCCATTACCATTGCAACACGTTATATTCACTCACATGCAGCAATGTTGCATCGTGATGATTATGAAAATACGGTGAAATTGATTACAGAAGTCATTAAACGTCTTGATCGTGAAACTGTGGATAAAATTACCTTTGAGTAA
- the infC gene encoding translation initiation factor IF-3 encodes MMYSKNSDRHKADQCKKPWRWLIISKDMMVNDGIRAREVRLIGQNGEQLGVKSRNEAIEIASRVNLDLVLVAPNAKPPVAKIMDYGKYRFEQQKKEKEARKNQKVINLKEVRLSPTIDEHDFNTKLRNARKFLEKGDKVKASIRFKGRAITHKEIGQKVLDRFANECEDLGTIESKPKMDGRSMFLVLAPKTEK; translated from the coding sequence ATGATGTATTCTAAAAATAGTGATCGGCATAAAGCTGATCAGTGTAAAAAACCTTGGAGGTGGCTAATTATTAGCAAAGATATGATGGTTAACGATGGCATTCGTGCTCGAGAAGTTCGTCTTATTGGTCAAAATGGCGAGCAGCTAGGAGTTAAATCTCGAAATGAAGCAATTGAGATCGCATCACGAGTGAATCTTGATCTTGTTCTTGTTGCTCCAAATGCAAAACCACCAGTAGCCAAAATAATGGACTATGGGAAATATCGATTTGAACAACAAAAGAAAGAAAAAGAAGCACGTAAAAATCAAAAAGTTATCAACTTAAAAGAGGTTCGATTGAGCCCAACGATTGATGAACATGACTTTAATACAAAGCTTCGCAATGCCCGCAAGTTTCTTGAAAAGGGCGATAAAGTAAAAGCTTCTATTCGTTTTAAGGGTCGTGCCATCACACATAAAGAAATTGGTCAAAAAGTTCTTGATCGTTTCGCTAATGAATGTGAAGACCTAGGTACGATTGAATCGAAACCAAAAATGGACGGTCGAAGTATGTTCTTAGTATTAGCACCAAAAACTGAAAAGTAA
- a CDS encoding replication initiation and membrane attachment family protein, whose protein sequence is MHQMWSEVQPVDRYQVSLSGILHEYDRKVISLLYQPLIGTNCYSLYTTLWNEVENNRILSDDWTHYHLMNFLSLNLREIYDARLKLEGIGLLKTFVKQVGEDRKFIYELQPPLSPEQFFTDGMLNVFLYRQLGRTHFLRLKNLFADQMVDKQEYKEITRTFQEVYTTNADNLFQDTDANEASKIGFDEQFVSRSLPRKIKIENTDFDFELLMAGLNEVIIPKSAITKQVKAAITNLSFLYNINALEMKNLLLSALNSEQEIDIEQLRKAARDWYQLEHSQQLPKLIDRLQPVLYRSHIEETNTQEEKLIVYLETISPRQLLIDISDGSEPSKSDLQAVEEVMFQQQLPPGVINVLIQYVMLKTDMKLTKNYLEKIASHWSRKKVKTVKDAMELAKNEHRQYQQWAENKNGQKEKRKKPIRTEKIPEWFNENDDKPVNQENSEDFKEKLRQLELIKQQYKK, encoded by the coding sequence ATGCATCAAATGTGGAGTGAGGTTCAACCTGTCGATCGCTATCAAGTGTCATTAAGCGGCATTTTGCATGAATATGATCGGAAAGTAATATCGTTATTATATCAGCCGCTTATTGGAACGAACTGTTATAGTCTATACACAACTCTTTGGAACGAAGTAGAAAATAATCGAATATTATCTGATGATTGGACCCATTATCATTTAATGAATTTCTTATCTTTAAATTTGAGGGAAATTTATGACGCTCGCTTAAAACTTGAAGGAATTGGTTTGTTAAAAACCTTTGTAAAACAAGTTGGAGAAGATCGCAAGTTTATCTATGAGTTACAACCACCATTATCTCCTGAACAATTTTTCACCGATGGAATGCTTAATGTTTTTTTATATCGTCAATTAGGTCGTACACATTTTTTAAGATTAAAAAATCTGTTTGCTGATCAAATGGTTGATAAACAGGAATATAAAGAAATTACACGTACGTTTCAAGAAGTGTATACTACTAACGCAGATAATTTATTCCAAGATACAGATGCCAATGAAGCAAGTAAGATAGGCTTCGATGAACAATTTGTTTCGAGATCATTGCCTCGTAAGATAAAAATTGAAAACACCGACTTTGATTTTGAATTATTAATGGCAGGACTGAATGAAGTTATCATTCCAAAGAGTGCGATCACGAAACAGGTTAAAGCTGCCATCACTAATCTATCATTTTTGTATAATATAAATGCGTTGGAAATGAAAAATTTATTGTTAAGCGCACTAAACTCGGAACAAGAAATTGATATTGAACAGCTTCGAAAAGCTGCAAGAGATTGGTACCAATTAGAACATTCCCAACAATTACCGAAGCTGATCGATCGATTACAGCCTGTTCTTTACCGTTCCCATATAGAGGAAACGAATACCCAGGAGGAAAAATTGATTGTTTATTTAGAAACCATTTCACCGAGACAGCTTCTAATAGATATTTCGGATGGGAGTGAGCCATCAAAATCTGATTTACAAGCTGTAGAAGAAGTTATGTTTCAGCAACAACTGCCACCCGGGGTTATAAATGTGCTTATTCAATATGTAATGCTTAAAACAGATATGAAACTTACTAAAAATTATTTAGAGAAGATTGCTTCCCATTGGTCTAGGAAAAAAGTGAAGACAGTTAAAGATGCGATGGAATTGGCTAAAAATGAACATAGACAATACCAGCAGTGGGCTGAAAATAAAAATGGACAAAAGGAAAAACGAAAAAAACCGATACGAACTGAAAAAATTCCCGAGTGGTTTAATGAAAATGATGATAAACCGGTAAATCAGGAGAATTCAGAGGATTTTAAAGAAAAACTAAGACAACTTGAATTAATTAAACAACAATATAAAAAATAG
- a CDS encoding TrmH family RNA methyltransferase, translating to MKYIESLKNPQVKQWKKLLTKKERQKTNTYLVEGFHLVEEALKFKENIIEIMHSEEIELPREWNIHGLQVTRITSEISKAISDTETAQGIFAVCQIKNTSVDKLYGKSFLLLDAVQDPGNIGTMIRTADAAGLDAVILGEGTVDAYNPKVIRSAQGSHFHINILTGHLDEWINKLQQEQVSVYGTALENGIPYKQVQPQDSFALMVGNEGNGVSKHLLALTKQNLYIPIHGQAESLNVAVAAGILMYYLKK from the coding sequence GTGAAATATATTGAGTCATTGAAGAATCCGCAAGTAAAACAGTGGAAAAAATTATTGACTAAAAAAGAACGTCAAAAAACGAATACTTACTTAGTTGAAGGTTTTCATCTTGTTGAAGAAGCACTTAAATTTAAAGAGAACATTATAGAAATAATGCACAGTGAAGAAATTGAACTTCCTCGAGAGTGGAATATTCACGGACTTCAAGTAACAAGAATTACATCAGAAATTAGTAAAGCGATTTCGGATACCGAAACCGCCCAAGGCATTTTTGCCGTTTGCCAAATAAAAAACACTTCTGTTGATAAATTATATGGAAAATCATTTTTGTTATTGGATGCGGTCCAAGACCCAGGTAACATCGGTACGATGATCCGTACAGCAGATGCTGCTGGTTTGGATGCTGTTATTTTAGGAGAAGGAACGGTTGATGCATATAATCCTAAAGTCATTCGTTCCGCACAAGGCAGTCATTTTCATATTAATATTCTAACGGGCCACCTAGATGAATGGATTAATAAGCTGCAACAAGAACAAGTATCGGTCTATGGAACGGCATTGGAAAATGGAATTCCTTATAAACAGGTTCAGCCGCAAGATTCTTTCGCGCTTATGGTAGGAAATGAGGGGAATGGGGTATCTAAACATTTACTAGCTTTAACAAAGCAGAATTTATATATCCCTATACATGGACAAGCAGAATCATTGAACGTTGCCGTAGCCGCTGGAATATTAATGTATTATTTAAAGAAGTAG
- the rplT gene encoding 50S ribosomal protein L20 — protein MPRVKGGIVSRRRRKKVLKLAKGYFGSKHTLYKTANEQVMKSYMYAYRDRRQKKRDFRKLWITRINAAARINGLSYSRLMHGLKLAGIEVNRKMLADLAIHDEKAFTELANQAKAQFTK, from the coding sequence ATGCCACGTGTAAAAGGCGGAATTGTTAGCCGCAGACGTCGTAAAAAAGTTCTTAAATTAGCAAAAGGTTATTTTGGTTCAAAACATACATTATACAAAACAGCCAATGAGCAAGTAATGAAATCTTATATGTATGCTTATCGTGACCGTCGTCAGAAAAAACGCGACTTCCGTAAGCTTTGGATTACTCGTATCAACGCAGCTGCACGTATAAATGGTCTTTCTTACAGCCGTTTAATGCACGGTTTAAAGCTTGCTGGTATCGAAGTAAACCGCAAAATGCTTGCTGATTTAGCTATTCATGATGAAAAAGCATTCACTGAACTAGCTAACCAAGCAAAAGCTCAATTTACAAAATAA
- the sspI gene encoding small acid-soluble spore protein SspI, which produces MNLNLRNAIIHNVSGNDQSQLKDTIVDAIQRGEEKMLPGLGVLFEVIWNHADEQEKSMMLETLEEGLKH; this is translated from the coding sequence ATGAACTTGAATCTCCGTAATGCCATTATTCATAATGTATCTGGAAATGATCAGTCACAATTAAAGGACACAATTGTTGATGCGATTCAAAGAGGAGAAGAAAAAATGCTACCGGGTTTGGGCGTTTTATTTGAAGTAATTTGGAATCATGCGGATGAACAAGAGAAAAGTATGATGCTTGAAACATTAGAAGAGGGCTTAAAGCATTAA
- a CDS encoding TVP38/TMEM64 family protein, which yields MNEQLLMLFSFVEGSAVLAPFMFILFHVLRQFLFIPVAVVCMAGGILFGSLLGIIYSLVGLLLLSVLFYWCIKKMPKTYEKLLKIKLKCFGQYAKLTIGQIAILRLIPFFHYHLLNICLLERNPTFKSYLKGSFITNIPLVVFYTVFGQFISQFTPSMIIIILIALSILFFILREKVIVMKWKEFFPGT from the coding sequence ATGAATGAGCAATTATTAATGTTATTTTCATTTGTAGAAGGTAGTGCAGTATTGGCTCCTTTTATGTTTATTCTTTTTCATGTGCTTAGGCAATTTTTATTTATTCCGGTGGCCGTTGTTTGTATGGCAGGGGGAATATTATTTGGAAGTTTACTAGGGATTATTTATTCATTAGTAGGGCTATTGCTCCTCTCAGTACTATTCTATTGGTGTATCAAAAAAATGCCAAAAACCTACGAAAAGCTTTTGAAAATTAAATTAAAATGCTTTGGGCAGTACGCAAAGCTTACAATTGGGCAAATAGCTATCCTTCGTTTAATACCTTTTTTTCATTATCATTTGCTAAATATTTGTTTACTTGAAAGAAATCCTACATTTAAAAGCTACTTAAAAGGATCTTTTATTACAAATATTCCACTGGTTGTGTTCTATACTGTTTTTGGCCAGTTCATCTCCCAATTTACACCTTCAATGATCATAATCATCCTTATTGCACTGTCCATTCTATTTTTTATATTAAGAGAAAAAGTAATTGTTATGAAGTGGAAAGAGTTTTTTCCGGGTACATAA
- the dnaI gene encoding primosomal protein DnaI, whose amino-acid sequence MERINDTLKKLSMRTNFKQRYEEERNEILKNEDVRRFLLENEGKVTSSMINNSLMKLYEFISQSKNCQKCNSLDQCINMMQGYEPELIITGNSIDITYRPCHRKIYHDERKKTEKLIQSIYVPKDILKARIADFDFNTNTPGRAIAFEYAEKFAREYEPGINMKGLYLFGNFGVGKSYLLAAIANHLAETKQISSLIVYVPEFFREMKQSLGDHTVNEKMEMVKKSPILMLDDIGAEVMSSWTRDEILGSILQFRMQENLPTFFSSNFDFDALLHHLTYSQRGEEEKMKAARIMERIKYLSTPIRIDGPNRRH is encoded by the coding sequence ATGGAAAGAATCAATGACACTTTAAAAAAATTGTCCATGCGTACAAACTTTAAACAGAGATATGAAGAAGAAAGAAATGAGATTTTAAAAAACGAAGACGTTCGAAGATTTCTATTGGAGAATGAAGGAAAAGTTACAAGTTCAATGATTAATAATAGTTTAATGAAATTATATGAATTTATTTCCCAATCGAAGAATTGTCAAAAATGCAATAGTTTAGATCAATGTATAAATATGATGCAAGGTTATGAGCCGGAACTTATTATAACTGGCAACTCCATTGATATAACGTATCGACCTTGTCATCGAAAAATATATCATGATGAAAGAAAGAAAACCGAAAAATTAATTCAAAGCATCTATGTTCCTAAAGATATTTTAAAAGCTCGAATCGCTGACTTTGATTTTAATACAAATACTCCGGGAAGAGCAATTGCTTTTGAATATGCAGAAAAATTCGCTAGAGAATATGAACCGGGAATCAATATGAAAGGTTTATATTTATTTGGCAACTTTGGGGTTGGAAAATCGTATTTATTAGCAGCTATTGCTAATCATTTAGCGGAAACGAAACAAATTTCTTCACTCATTGTTTATGTACCGGAATTTTTTAGAGAAATGAAACAATCGCTTGGTGACCATACCGTAAATGAAAAAATGGAAATGGTAAAAAAATCACCTATACTTATGCTCGATGATATTGGAGCAGAAGTTATGTCAAGCTGGACTCGAGATGAAATATTAGGATCTATTTTACAATTTCGAATGCAAGAAAATTTGCCTACGTTCTTTTCATCGAATTTTGATTTTGATGCTTTGTTGCATCATTTGACGTATTCACAACGAGGAGAAGAGGAGAAAATGAAAGCGGCACGGATTATGGAACGTATTAAATATCTTTCTACGCCGATACGCATAGATGGACCGAATCGTCGGCATTAG
- the rpmI gene encoding 50S ribosomal protein L35 produces MPKMKTHRGSAKRFKRTGSGKLKRSHAYRSHLFANKLTKQKRKLRKATLVSKGDFKRIRHMLDNLK; encoded by the coding sequence ATGCCAAAAATGAAAACTCACCGCGGCTCAGCAAAGCGTTTCAAAAGAACAGGTTCTGGCAAACTTAAACGTTCTCATGCTTACAGAAGCCATTTATTTGCAAATAAATTAACAAAACAAAAACGTAAACTACGTAAAGCAACACTTGTTTCTAAAGGTGATTTTAAACGTATTCGTCATATGCTTGACAATCTTAAGTAA
- the thrS gene encoding threonine--tRNA ligase, which translates to MSDMIKMTFPDGAIKEFPAGTTTEDIAASISPGLKKKAIAGKVNEKLIDFRTPINVDGSIEIVTPDHKDALEVLRHSTAHLMAQAIRRIYGHVKLGVGPVIEDGFFYDMDLEVSITPEDLPKIEKEMKKIISENLEIVRKEVTRDEAKELFAGDEYKQELIDAIPADEKVTIYEQGEFFDLCRGVHVPSTGKIKEFKLLSIAGAYWRGNSDNKMLQRVYGTAFFKKEDLEQHLKFLEEAKERDHRKIGKELNLFTTSQKVGQGLPLWMPKGATIRRTVERYIVDKEERLGYDHVYTPIMGSVDLYKTSGHWDHYQEDMFPVMEMDNEQLVLRPMNCPHHMMIYKNGIHSYRELPIRIAELGTMHRYEMSGALSGLQRVRGMTLNDAHIFVRPDQIKEEFQRVVELIIAVYKDFDITDYSFRLSYRDPEDKEKYFDDDEMWNKAQSMLKEAMDGLGLEYFEADGEAAFYGPKLDVQVRTALGKDETLSTVQLDFLLPERFDLTYVGEDGKPHRPVVIHRGVVSTMERFVAYLIEEYKGAFPTWLAPVQAVVIPVSPDIHFDYAKQVEEKLRSEGFRVELDSRNEKIGYKIREHQMQKIPYMLVVGDNEVSENAVNVRKYGEQKSETIPFEQFITHLKHEVVK; encoded by the coding sequence ATGTCTGACATGATTAAAATGACTTTTCCAGATGGTGCCATAAAGGAGTTTCCTGCTGGAACAACAACTGAAGATATTGCGGCATCTATAAGCCCGGGGTTAAAGAAAAAAGCAATTGCCGGGAAAGTAAACGAAAAACTAATTGATTTCCGTACACCAATTAATGTTGATGGATCAATAGAAATTGTCACACCCGACCATAAAGATGCATTAGAGGTTCTTCGTCATAGTACCGCCCATTTAATGGCACAGGCTATAAGAAGAATATATGGCCATGTAAAATTAGGGGTTGGACCTGTTATTGAAGATGGATTTTTCTATGACATGGATCTTGAAGTATCTATTACACCTGAAGACCTACCAAAAATAGAAAAAGAAATGAAGAAAATTATCAGTGAAAATCTTGAAATCGTTCGTAAAGAAGTTACTCGTGATGAAGCGAAAGAGCTATTTGCGGGTGACGAATATAAGCAAGAATTAATCGATGCGATACCTGCAGATGAGAAAGTAACAATCTATGAGCAAGGTGAATTTTTTGATCTTTGCCGTGGTGTTCATGTGCCATCGACGGGAAAAATTAAAGAATTTAAACTTTTAAGTATTGCTGGTGCTTACTGGCGCGGAAATAGCGATAATAAAATGCTTCAACGGGTATATGGAACTGCTTTCTTTAAGAAAGAAGATTTAGAGCAACATTTAAAATTCTTAGAAGAAGCAAAAGAAAGAGATCACCGTAAAATCGGGAAAGAATTAAATTTATTTACGACTTCCCAAAAAGTTGGACAAGGTCTCCCATTATGGATGCCAAAAGGTGCAACTATTCGCCGTACTGTTGAACGCTATATTGTTGATAAAGAAGAGCGTCTCGGTTATGATCATGTATACACTCCAATTATGGGTAGTGTAGATTTATATAAAACAAGTGGTCACTGGGATCACTACCAAGAGGATATGTTCCCGGTTATGGAAATGGATAATGAACAATTAGTGCTTCGTCCAATGAACTGCCCGCATCATATGATGATTTATAAAAATGGTATTCATAGTTATCGTGAATTGCCAATTCGTATTGCAGAGCTAGGTACAATGCACCGTTACGAAATGTCGGGAGCACTTTCAGGATTACAACGTGTTCGTGGAATGACGTTGAATGATGCACATATTTTTGTTCGTCCTGATCAAATCAAAGAAGAGTTCCAACGGGTAGTTGAATTAATTATTGCGGTTTATAAAGACTTTGATATTACGGATTATTCATTCCGCCTATCGTACCGCGATCCTGAGGATAAAGAAAAATACTTCGACGACGATGAAATGTGGAACAAAGCTCAAAGCATGCTTAAAGAAGCAATGGATGGTCTAGGACTAGAATATTTTGAAGCAGATGGAGAAGCCGCTTTTTACGGACCTAAATTGGATGTTCAAGTACGTACAGCTCTTGGTAAGGATGAAACGCTTTCCACTGTTCAGCTTGATTTCTTATTACCAGAACGCTTTGACTTAACATACGTTGGTGAAGATGGAAAACCGCATCGCCCAGTCGTAATTCACCGTGGGGTTGTATCAACGATGGAACGTTTTGTTGCCTACTTAATTGAGGAATACAAAGGCGCTTTTCCAACTTGGCTAGCTCCGGTACAAGCGGTTGTTATTCCAGTGTCACCGGATATTCACTTTGATTATGCGAAACAAGTGGAAGAAAAACTTCGTTCTGAAGGCTTTAGGGTAGAGTTGGATTCACGGAACGAAAAAATTGGTTACAAAATTCGTGAACATCAAATGCAAAAAATTCCTTATATGCTTGTAGTGGGAGATAATGAAGTAAGTGAAAACGCAGTAAATGTGCGTAAGTATGGTGAACAAAAATCAGAAACGATTCCTTTCGAACAATTTATTACTCATTTGAAACATGAAGTAGTAAAATAA
- a CDS encoding putative sporulation protein YtxC — MDFIFKELEDAIWLHEYFIKRDKTVWFHETIFQNQKQYFLSIDINLLSNTDIQEGFIQFILLKKRLDWVRDILNEYFYYKEESEQNNILDIVIEMFNGEREELTNIIGVINDEEMIQEAVFSLLEQHESVSFDSLLKFRLKAYFERLIHYVEMAIDEYKMEQEYQVFVQMLRDYLAKREPKMKIVRIYFEGYGKFFDEHFKEITKKDMNELMDRRLLTNHPVYIDSVTIAPLLSIAPTMIYVYIDSEENGLIRTLRNIFEERIILLKKEQFARDKQIVMKNTINQ, encoded by the coding sequence TTGGATTTTATTTTTAAAGAGTTGGAAGATGCAATTTGGCTTCATGAATATTTTATTAAAAGGGATAAGACAGTTTGGTTCCATGAAACGATTTTTCAAAATCAAAAACAATATTTTTTATCAATTGATATTAATTTACTATCAAATACTGATATACAAGAGGGATTTATTCAATTTATTCTTTTAAAAAAACGATTAGATTGGGTTCGTGATATTTTAAATGAGTATTTTTATTATAAAGAGGAGTCAGAACAGAATAATATTCTTGATATTGTCATTGAAATGTTTAATGGTGAACGTGAGGAATTAACCAATATTATAGGTGTGATAAATGATGAGGAAATGATACAGGAGGCTGTTTTTTCTTTGTTGGAACAACATGAATCCGTTTCATTCGATTCGTTGCTTAAATTTAGATTAAAAGCCTATTTTGAACGATTGATTCATTATGTTGAGATGGCAATTGATGAATATAAGATGGAACAAGAATATCAAGTTTTTGTCCAAATGTTAAGGGACTATTTAGCTAAACGTGAACCGAAAATGAAAATAGTAAGAATATACTTCGAAGGTTACGGGAAGTTTTTTGATGAACATTTTAAAGAAATAACGAAGAAAGATATGAATGAATTAATGGATCGAAGGTTATTAACTAATCATCCTGTCTATATTGATTCCGTTACGATCGCACCCTTGTTATCTATTGCACCTACGATGATTTATGTGTATATTGATTCAGAAGAAAATGGGTTAATTCGAACACTCAGGAACATATTTGAAGAAAGAATTATTCTATTAAAAAAGGAACAATTTGCAAGGGATAAGCAGATTGTGATGAAAAATACGATAAATCAATAA
- the nrdR gene encoding transcriptional regulator NrdR translates to MKCPSCSHNGTRVVDSRPIDEGRSIRRRRECELCTFRFTTFEKVEEPPLIVVKKEGVREEFSREKILRGLIRACEKRPVTLAELEKITLDIEKHLRNLGHSEINSNFIGELVMDKLAQVDDVAYVRFASVYRQFKDINVFLEELKELIKKE, encoded by the coding sequence ATGAAATGTCCATCATGTTCACATAACGGGACTCGTGTAGTTGATTCACGTCCTATTGACGAAGGCCGTTCGATTCGCAGAAGACGTGAATGTGAATTATGTACTTTTCGTTTTACTACTTTTGAAAAGGTAGAAGAACCCCCACTAATAGTTGTAAAGAAGGAAGGGGTTAGGGAAGAATTTAGCAGGGAAAAAATACTACGCGGTCTTATTAGAGCATGCGAAAAAAGACCAGTAACACTTGCAGAATTAGAAAAAATAACATTAGATATTGAAAAACATTTAAGAAATTTAGGACATTCTGAAATTAATTCTAATTTTATTGGCGAGTTAGTTATGGACAAGTTAGCACAAGTGGATGATGTGGCATATGTAAGATTCGCATCAGTCTATCGTCAGTTTAAAGATATAAATGTTTTTTTAGAAGAATTAAAGGAATTAATAAAAAAAGAATAA
- the speD gene encoding adenosylmethionine decarboxylase, producing the protein METMGRHVISELWGCDFEKLNNMDFIEKTFVDAALKSGAEIREVAFHKFAPQGVSGVVIISESHLTIHSFPEHGYASIDVYTCGNLDPNIAANYIADSLNAQKRETMELPRGMGTVQVKQVKVNA; encoded by the coding sequence ATGGAAACAATGGGTCGTCATGTAATTTCTGAATTATGGGGTTGCGATTTTGAAAAATTAAACAATATGGATTTTATTGAAAAAACGTTTGTAGATGCAGCATTAAAATCTGGTGCTGAAATTCGTGAAGTGGCATTTCATAAATTTGCCCCACAGGGTGTTAGTGGTGTAGTTATTATTTCTGAATCCCATTTAACAATCCACAGCTTTCCTGAACATGGATATGCTAGTATTGATGTGTACACATGCGGTAATTTAGATCCAAATATTGCTGCTAACTATATAGCTGACAGCCTAAATGCCCAAAAACGAGAAACAATGGAACTTCCTCGTGGCATGGGTACAGTACAAGTGAAACAGGTAAAAGTAAACGCGTAA